One Eublepharis macularius isolate TG4126 chromosome 6, MPM_Emac_v1.0, whole genome shotgun sequence DNA segment encodes these proteins:
- the LOC129332010 gene encoding cytochrome P450 2J2-like isoform X2, whose product MVKHSEYFEERPVTPFFEAIAKEKGIVLSNGHTWKQQRKFGLVTLRKLGLGKKGIEHKIEEEAHQLAEIFARAKGQPLDPSSPIINSVTNVICSLTFGHRFSLEDEEFIKLRDALQDIVQFTVTFFHFLYDTLPWLMKHLPGPHKKVFASCDFISSFARKEIEKHKAHRSLVEPQDFIDYYLLQIEKSKKDPNSTYNEENLSQCIFDLFAAGTETTANTLLWALVLMANHPDIQEKVQKEIDDVLGSSQSFSFQDWKKLPYTRAVIHEIQRFKYILLFGVPRQCTKDVNIMGFLIPKGAIVFPDFCSVLFEPKHWETPQEFNPNNFLDKEGKFVEKEEFLPFGAGGRACLGEQLAKIELFIFFTNLLRTFTFQPPEGVKKISEDPVVRLVIPSQPFKICAVPRSNES is encoded by the exons ATGGTCAAACATTCTGAATATTTTGAAGAGCGACCAGTGACTCCTTTTTTTGAAGCTATAGCAAAAGAAAAGG GTATTGTTCTTTCAAATGGTCACACCTGGAAGCAACAGAGGAAGTTTGGACTAGTTACTCTGCGGAAGCTGGGACTGGGGAAGAAAGGCATCGAGCACAAAATAGAGGAGGAGGCCCATCAGCTTGCTGAGATTTTTGCACGTGCAAAGG GGCAGCCTCTTGACCCTTCATCACCCATTATTAATTCTGTCACCAATGTGATCTGTTCTCTGACTTTTGGTCATCGATTTTCTCTCGAAGATGAAGAATTCATCAAGTTGAGAGATGCCTTACAGGATATCGTACAATTTACTGTGACCTTCTTTCATTTC CTGTATGACACTCTTCCCTGGCTCATGAAACATCTCCCAGGGCCTCACAAGAAGGTATTTGCCTCCTGTGACTTTATAAGTTCCTTTGCAAGGAAGGAGATAGAAAAGCATAAAGCGCATCGGTCACTGGTTGAGCCCCAGGATTTCATTGATTACTACCTACTTCAGATAGAGAAA AGCAAGAAAGATCCCAACTCCACCTACAATGAAGAGAACTTGTCCCAGTGCATTTTTGACTTATTTGCTGCCGGAACAGAAACAACTGCCAACACACTTCTCTGGGCACTAGTCCTCATGGCGAATCATCCAGATATCCAAG aaaaagTCCAGAAGGAGATAGATGACGTTTTGGGTTCTTCTCAGTCATTCTCCTTTCAAGATTGGAAGAAACTGCCCTACACCAGGGCTGTGATTCATGAGATCCAGCGTTTCAAATATATCCTGCTGTTTGGGGTCCCTCGCCAATGTACAAAGGATGTGAACATTATGGGGTTTCTCATCCCTAAG GGGGCAATAGTTTTTCCAGATTTCTGCTCTGTTCTTTTTGAACCGAAGCACTGGGAAACTCCTCAAGAGTtcaatccaaataattttttggacAAGGAGGGCAAGTTTGTGGAGAAAGAAGAATTCCTTCCATTTGGAGCAG GGGGCCGGGCATGTCTTGGGGAGCAGCTGGCAAAAATCGAGCTCTTCATCTTCTTCACCAACCTGTTGAGGACATTCACCTTTCAGCCACCAGAAGGAGTGAAAAAAATCAGTGAAGACCCTGTAGTACGATTGGTCATCCCTTCCCAGCCTTTTAAGATCTGTGCTGTTCCCCGCAGCAACGAGTCATAA